A DNA window from Hordeum vulgare subsp. vulgare chromosome 1H, MorexV3_pseudomolecules_assembly, whole genome shotgun sequence contains the following coding sequences:
- the LOC123419166 gene encoding momilactone A synthase-like, producing MIATCYVTAHMAQCSDPGRAPRTWLAVVLINVGRCSVVSLASQVTLDFALYTPPRSTEMIRAMQVVVSGESRRAAVAGFRFVGHCGYSTASSSQRLAGKVAVITGGASGIGKAMAAEFVRNGAKVVLADVQDDLGRAAAAELGPNAACYACCDVTDEAQVVAAVDLVVARHGKLDIMLNNVGIVGSLARPRLSALDLADFDAVMAINARGVLAGVKHAARVMAPRRSGSIICMASVAGVLGSVTPHPYSVSKAAALGVVRAVAGEMARSGVRVNAISPNYIPTPLVMRILEQWYLKASAEEHRRIVEGDINEMEGAVLEPDDIARVALYLASDEAKYVNGHNLVVDSRFSVGKAPNMPSAPAL from the exons ATGATTGCAACCTGCTACGTCACAGCCCACATGGCTCAATGCAGTGATCCAGGGCGAGCACCGCGTACGTGGCTGGCCGTCGTGTTGATAAATGTCGGAAGGTGCTCTGTCGTCTCCCTCGCCTCGCAAGTCACACTTGACTTCGCTCTTTACACGCCGCCAAGATCCACAGAGATGATCCGAGCGATGCAGGTCGTCGTCAG TGGGGAGAGCCGCCGGGCAGCGGTGGCTGGCTTCCGCTTCGTCGGCCACTGCGGCTACTCCACGGCCTCGAGCTCCCAGAGGTTGGCTGGCAAGGTGGCCGTGATCACCGGCGGGGCCAGCGGCATCGGCAAGGCGATGGCGGCCGAGTTTGTCAGGAACGGCGCcaaggtcgtcctcgccgacgTCCAGGATGACCTGGGCCGCGCCGCGGCGGCCGAGCTTGGCCCGAACGCGGCATGCTATGCGTGCTGCGACGTGACCGACGAGGCGCAGGTAGTCGCGGCGGTGGACCTCGTCGTGGCCCGCCACGGCAAGCTGGACATCATGCTCAACAACGTCGGCATCGTGGGCTCCCTGGCGCGTCCCCGGCTGAGCGCCCTCGACCTCGCGGACTTCGACGCCGTCATGGCCATCAACGCCCGGGGCGTGCTGGCCGGGGTGAAGCACGCGGCCCGCGTCATGGCGCCACGCCGCAGCGGCAGCATCATCTGCATGGCCAGTGTCGCCGGCGTGCTGGGCAGCGTGACGCCGCACCCGTACAGCGTGTCAAAGGCGGCGGCGTTGGGGGTCGTGCGCGCCGTGGCCGGGGAGATGGCGCGCTCCGGGGTGCGCGTCAACGCCATCTCGCCCAACTACATCCCGACGCCGCTGGTGATGCGTATCCTGGAGCAGTGGTACCTGAAGGCCAGCGCCGAGGAGCACCGCCGGATCGTGGAGGGGGACATCAACGAGATGGAGGGCGCCGTGCTAGAGCCGGACGATATCGCGAGGGTGGCGCTGTACCTGGCGTCCGACGAGGCCAAGTACGTCAACGGGCACAACCTCGTCGTCGACAGCAGGTTCTCCGTGGGGAAGGCGCCCAACATGCCGTCGGCGCCAGCGCTGTAA